The following are encoded together in the Panicum virgatum strain AP13 chromosome 6K, P.virgatum_v5, whole genome shotgun sequence genome:
- the LOC120713194 gene encoding dolabradiene monooxygenase-like produces MCCSQDIFGGSETTAPTLEWAMAELVRNPKVMERATAEVRHAFAAYGSVREDKLVEAELRYLPLVIQETLLLHTPLPFLIPQECQDPCRVLGYVVRYWPGDPDAFRPERFEAGGGSAADFKGVDFELLPFGSGRRMCPGMGFALANMELALASLLFHFDWEVPGAAELDMTEAFGLTAHRKSRLLLRPILRVPVPGV; encoded by the coding sequence ATGTGTTGCTCGCAGGACATCTTTGGCGGCAGCGAGACGACAGCGCCGACCCTGGAgtgggccatggcggagctcgtCCGGAACCCCAAGGTCATGGAGCGGGCAACGGCGGAGGTGCGACACGCCTTTGCCGCTTACGGATCAGTGCGGGAGGACAAGCTCGTGGAGGCGGAGCTACGGTACCTGCCCCTCGTCATCCAGGAGACGCTCCTGCTGCACACGCCGCTGCCGTTCCTGATCCCGCAGGAGTGCCAGGACCCCTGCCGCGTGCTGGGCTACGTCGTGCGCTACTGGCCGGGGGACCCCGACGCGTTCCGGCCGGAGCGgttcgaggccggcggcggaagCGCAGCGGACTTCAAGGGCGTCGACTTCGAGCTCCTGCCGTTCGGGTCCGGGCGGAGGATGTGCCCTGGCATGGGCTTTGCGCTCGCCAACATGGAGCTCGCGCTTGCCAGCCTCCTCTTCCACTTCGACTGGGAGGTgcccggcgccgccgagctcgacaTGACCGAGGCGTTCGGCCTCACCGCGCACCGGAAATCCAGGCTCCTGCTCCGCCCCATCCTCCGCGTTCCTGTGCCAGGCGTCTAG
- the LOC120711541 gene encoding zealexin A1 synthase-like, which translates to MEDHQHCLYLVLALVSLLVILLAKRRRSAAAPEHGLRLPPGPWQLPIIGSLHHMIGKLPHHAMRDLARRHGPLMLLQLGEVPTLVVSSREAAREVMRTHDAVFATRPMSPTMRALTDGGRGIIMAPYGAHWRQLRRITITKLLSARRVNSFRAVREEEAAVMLRVCAAAAAESRAVNMRERLSELITDTTMRAAMGDRIKDREVLLRALDEAIVLAAGFNPADLWPSSRIVSWLSSAVRRSEEIRQTSFGILDEIIKDHLERMERGDGGEVEDLLDVLLKVQKDGELPIPLDTDVIKVAITDIFAGSETTAPTLEWAMAELVQNPKVMERATAEVRRAFAAHGSVREEKLVEAGLQYLPLVIRETLRLHTPLPFLIPQACQEPCRVLGYDVPQGITVMVNAWALGRDERYWPGDPDAFRPERFEAGGGSAADFKGTDYELLPFGAGRRMCPGLGFGLANMELALASLLFHFDWEVPGGAKLDMTEAFGITAHRKSRLLLRPILRVPVPGV; encoded by the exons ATGGAAGACCACCAGCACTGCCTCTACCTCGTATTAGCTCTCGTCTCGCTGCTCGTCATCTTGCTCGCCAAgcgccggcgctccgccgcggcgccagAGCACGGCCTGCGGCTGCCACCGGGGCCATGGCAGCTGCCAATCATCGGCAGCCTGCACCACATGATCGGCAAGCTCCCGCACCACGCGATGCGTGACCTCGCGCGGCGCCACGGGCCGCTCATGCTGCTCCAGCTCGGCGAGGTGCCCACGCTGGTGGTGTCGTcccgggaggcggcgcgggaggtgaTGAGGACGCACGACGCGGTGTTCGCGACGCGGCCGATGAGCCCCACCATGCGGGCGCTCACCGACGGCGGCCGGGGGATCATCATGGCGCCCTACGGGGCCCACTGGCGGCAGCTCCGCCGGATCACCATCACCAAGCTCCTCAGCGCGCGCCGCGTCAACTCCTTCCGCGCCGtccgcgaggaggaggccgccgtcATGCTGCGcgtgtgcgccgccgcggcggcggagtctCGCGCCGTGAACATGCGCGAGCGGCTGTCCGAGCTCATCACGGACACCACGATGCGCGCCGCGATGGGCGACCGGATCAAGGACCGCGAGGTCTTGCTGCGGGCGCTCGACGAAGCCATCGTGCTCGCCGCCGGGTTCAACCCAGCCGACCTGTGGCCGTCATCCCGGATCGTCAGCTGGCTCAGCAGCGCCGTGCGCCGCAGCGAGGAGATCCGTCAAACCTCGTTCGGGATCCTCGACGAAATCATCAAGGACCACCTGGAGAGGATGGagcgtggcgacggcggcgaggtcgaagACCTCCTCGACGTGCTGCTAAAGGTACAGAAGGATGGTGAGCTGCCGATCCCCCTCGACACAGACGTCATCAAAGTCGCCATCACT GACATCTTCGCCGGCAGCGAGACGACAGCGCCGACGCTGGAgtgggccatggcggagctcgtCCAGAACCCCAAGGTCATGGagcgggcgacggcggaggtGCGACGCGCCTTCGCCGCGCACGGGTCGGTGCGGGAGGAGAAGCTCGTGGAGGCGGGGCTCCAGTACCTGCCCCTCGTCATCCGCGAGACGCTCCGGCTGCACACGCCACTGCCGTTCCTGATCCCGCAGGCGTGCCAGGAACCCTGCCGCGTGCTGGGCTACGACGTGCCGCAGGGCATCACGGTGATGGTGAACGCCTGGGCGCTGGGCCGCGACGAGCGCTACTGGCCGGGGGACCCCGACGCGTTCCGGCCGGAGCGgttcgaggccggcggcggaagCGCGGCGGATTTCAAGGGCACCGACTACGAGCTCCTGCCGTTCGGGGCCGGGCGGAGGATGTGCCCTGGCCTGGGGTTTGGGCTGGCCAACATGGAGCTCGCGCTCGCCAGCCTCCTCTTCCACTTCGACTGGGAGGTGCCCGGCGGCGCCAAGCTCGACATGACCGAGGCGTTCGGCATCACCGCGCACCGGAAATCCAGGCTCCTGCTCCGCCCCATCCTTCGCGTTCCTGTGCCAGGCGTCTAG